One Colius striatus isolate bColStr4 chromosome 7, bColStr4.1.hap1, whole genome shotgun sequence DNA segment encodes these proteins:
- the HYPK gene encoding huntingtin-interacting protein K: MAAEGDVELELETEPNGGGSGGDGAGGRAAEKPRKHDSGAADLERVTDYAEEKEIQSSNLETAMSVIGDRRSREQKAKQEREKELAKVTIKKEDLELIMTEMEISRAAAERSLREHMGNVVEALITLTN; this comes from the exons atGGCGGCCGAGGGGGAcgtggagctggagctggagacGGAGCCCaacggcggcggcagcggcggcgatggggcgggcgggcgcgcaGCCGAGAAGCCGCGGAAACACGACAGCGGCGCCGCGGACCTGGAGCGAGTCACGGACTACGCGGAGGAGAAGGAGATCCAGAGCTCCAACCTGGAGACg GCCATGTCGGTGATCGGAGACCGGAGGTCCCGGGAACAGAAAGCCAAGCAGGAGAG GGAGAAGGAGCTCGCCAAGGTGACCATCAAGAAGGAGGACCTGGAGCTGATC ATGACAGAGATGGAGATCTCGCGGGCGGCTGCCGAGCGCAGTCTGCGGGAGCACATGGGCAACGTGGTGGAGGCCCTCATCACCCTCACCAACTGA
- the MFAP1 gene encoding microfibrillar-associated protein 1 — translation MAVPSALMKQPPIQSTAGAVPVRNEKGELSMEKVKVKRYVSGKRPDYAPMESSDEEDEEFQFIKKAKEQEVEPEEQEEELANDPRLRRLQNRIAEDVEERLARHRKIVEPEVVGESDSEVEGDAWRLEREDTSEEEEEEIDDEEIERRRGMMRQRAQERKTEEMEVMELEDEGRSGEESESESEYEEYTDSEDEMEPRLKPVFIRKKDRITVQEREAEALKQKELEQEAKRMAEERRKYTLKIVEEEAKKELEENKRSLAALDALDTDDENDEEEYEAWKVRELKRIKRDREEREAMEKEKAEIERMRNLTEEERRAELRANGKVITNKAVKGKYKFLQKYYHRGAFFMDEDEEVYKRDFSAPTLEDHFNKTILPKVMQVKNFGRSGRTKYTHLVDQDTTSFDSAWGQESAQNTKFFKQKAAGVRDVFERPSAKKRKTT, via the exons ATGGCGGTCCCCAGCGCCCTCATGAAGCAGCCGCCCATCCAGTCCACGGCAGGCGCCGTGCCCGTCCGCAACGAGAAGG GCGAGCTGTCGATGGAGAAGGTGAAAGTGAAGCGGTATGTGTCCGGGAAGCGGCCCGACTACGCGCCCATGGAGTCCTCGGACGAGGAGGACGAGGAGTTCCAGTTCATCAAGAAGGCGAAGGAGCAGGAGGTGGAGCccgaggagcaggaggaggagctcGCCAACGACCCTCGGCTCCGGCGCCTCCAGAACCGCATCGCCGAGGATGTGGAGGAGCG GCTGGCGAGACACCGCAAAATCGTGGAGCCTGAAGTGGTTGGGGAGAGCGACTCGGAGGTGGAGGGGGATGCGTGGCGCCTGGAGCGGGAGGACAccagcgaggaggaggaggaagagatcgATGATGAG GAGATCGAGCGCCGGCGCGGGATGATGCGGCAGCGAGCACAGGAGAGGAAGACGGAGGAGATGGAGGTGATGGAGCTGGAGGATGAGGGTCGGTCCGGAGAGGAGTCTGAGTCAGAGTCCGAGTACGAGGAGTACACAGACAGCGAGGACGAGATGGAGCCACGCCTCAAGCCCGTCTTCATCCGCAA GAAGGACCGGATCACAGTGCAGGAGCGAGAAGCAGAAGCCCTGAAGcagaaggagctggagcaggaggcAAAGAGGATGGCGGAGGAGAGGCGCAAATACACACTGAAG ATCGTAGAGGAGGAAGCCaagaaggagctggaggagaacAAGCGCTCACTGGCAGCCCTGGATGCACTTGACACGGATGATGAGAATGACGAGGAGGAGTACGAGGCCTGGAAAGTGCGTGAGCTGAAGCGCATCAAACGGGATCGTGAGGAGCGGGAAGC catggagaaggagaaggcagAGATCGAGCGCATGCGGAACCTGACGGAGGAGGAGCGGCGTGCTGAGCTCCGGGCCAACGGCAAGGTCATCACCAACAAGGCCGTGAAGGGCAAGTACAAGTTCCTGCAGAAGTACTACCACCGCGGAGCCTTCTTCATG GATGAGGACGAGGAGGTGTACAAGAGGGACTTCAGCGCCCCGACCCTCGAGGACCACTTCAACAAGACGATCCTGCCCAAAGTGATGCAG GTCAAGAACTTTGGGCGCTCAGGACGAACAAAATACACACACTTGGTAGACCAAGACACGACCTCCTTTGACTCAGCCTGGGGCCAGGAGAGCGCGCAGAACACCAAGTTCTTCAAGCAGAAGGCAGCAGGCGTACGGGACGTCTTTGAGAGACCCTCAGCCAAGAAGCGAAAAACCACTTAA